The following coding sequences are from one Betaproteobacteria bacterium window:
- the hpnC gene encoding squalene synthase HpnC, with the protein MPVDHYENFPVASFLVPLALRKPIEVIYRFARSADDIADEGEASDAARLAGLAAYQAELDRIAAGLRPTTPLFEEVAAIVEAHRLPLQLFRDLLDAFAQDVVKKRYADFPELLDYCRRSANPVGRLVLHLFGRIEPEHLEQSDCICTALQLINFWQDVAVDWDKGRVYLPQEDLRRFGVAEAQIAAGACAGTLAALLEFQIERSRALLLRGAPLVRALPGRLGWEIRLTVQGGLRILERLARVRGDAWRHRPTLGPSDWLVMAGRSLTM; encoded by the coding sequence ATGCCGGTCGACCACTACGAAAACTTCCCCGTCGCCTCATTTCTCGTGCCTCTGGCGCTGCGCAAGCCTATCGAGGTGATCTACCGTTTCGCCCGCAGCGCCGACGACATCGCCGACGAGGGCGAGGCCTCCGACGCCGCCCGCCTGGCCGGCCTCGCCGCCTACCAGGCCGAACTGGACCGCATCGCGGCGGGGCTACGGCCCACCACGCCCCTTTTCGAGGAGGTGGCCGCCATCGTGGAAGCCCACCGACTGCCGCTGCAGCTCTTCCGCGACCTGCTGGACGCCTTTGCCCAGGACGTGGTGAAGAAGCGCTACGCCGACTTTCCGGAACTGCTCGATTACTGCCGCCGCTCGGCCAACCCGGTGGGCCGGCTGGTGCTGCATCTGTTCGGACGCATCGAGCCGGAGCATCTGGAGCAGTCCGATTGCATCTGTACGGCGCTCCAGCTCATCAACTTCTGGCAGGACGTGGCGGTGGATTGGGACAAGGGCCGGGTCTATCTGCCCCAGGAGGACTTGCGCCGCTTCGGCGTCGCCGAGGCTCAGATCGCCGCCGGCGCGTGCGCGGGCACCCTGGCCGCCCTGCTCGAATTCCAGATCGAGCGCAGCCGCGCCCTGCTGCTGCGCGGCGCGCCCCTGGTGCGCGCCCTGCCGGGCCGCCTGGGTTGGGAAATCCGTCTCACCGTCCAGGGCGGCCTGCGCATCCTGGAACGCCTCGCCCGGGTGCGCGGCGACGCCTGGCGCCACCGCCCCACCCTCGGACCTTCGGACTGGCTGGTCATGGCCGGCCGCTCCCTTACAATGTGA